A DNA window from Vigna angularis cultivar LongXiaoDou No.4 chromosome 1, ASM1680809v1, whole genome shotgun sequence contains the following coding sequences:
- the LOC108346498 gene encoding dynamin-2A, whose protein sequence is MEAIEELVQLSDSMRQAAAVLADEDIDSYKRPTTFLNVVALGNVGAGKSASLNSLIGHPVLPTGENGATRAPISIELNRDTSISSKSIILQIENKTQQVSASALRHSLQDRLSKGSSGRSRDEIYLKLRTSTAPPLKLIDLPGLDQRIVDDKMISEYVEHNDAILLVVVPAAQVPEISSSRALRVAKEYDSESTRTVGVISKIDQASSEPKALAAVQALLSNQGPPKTSDIPWVALIGQSVSIASTQSGNGSSENSLETAWRAETESLKSILTGAPQSKLGRIALVESLAGQIRSRMKLRLPTLLTGLQGKSQIVQEELMKLGEQMVSSSEGTRALALQLCREFEDKFLQHLTGGEGNGWKVVASFEGNFPNRIKQLPIDRHFDINNVKRVVLEADGYQPYLISPEKGLRSLIKGVLELAKEPSRLCVDEVHRVLVDLVSASANATPGLGRYPPFKKEIVVIATSALETFKDESKKMVVALVDMERAFVPPQHFIRLVQRRMERQRREEELKNRSSKKALDAEQSILNRATSPQTNQQSGGNLKSLKEKSSQQDKDTQEASSGLKTAGPEGEITAGYMLKKSGKGGWSRRWFVLNEKTGKLGYTKKQEERHFRGVITLEECIIDDISDDDEVSTKSSKDKKSNGPDSGKASNLVFKITNKVPYKTVMKAQSSVLLKAESMADKVEWINKLRNVAQAKGGQAIGEPGFPMRQSLSDGSLDTMARKPADPEEELRWMSQEVRGYVEAVLNSLAANVPKAVVLCQVEKAKEDMLNQLYSSISAQSSAKIEELLQEDRNAKNKRERIQKQSSLLSKLTRQLGVHDNRAAAASNWSDRGGAAESSPRSSGPSSGDDWRSAFDAAANGPSDLSSRYGSGGHSRRYSDPSQNGDASSGSNSNSRRTPTRLPPAPPQSGPRY, encoded by the exons ATGGAGGCAATCGAAGAATTGGTTCAGCTCTCCGATTCTATGCGCCAAGCCGCTGCCGTCCTCGCCGATGAAGATATCGACAGCTACAAACGCCCTACAACTTTCCTCAATGTCGTCGCACTCGGCAATGTC GGGGCTGGAAAATCTGCTTCCTTGAATAGCCTCATCGGACATCCTGTTTTG CCAACTGGTGAAAATGGTGCCACCCGGGCTCCCATTAGCATTGAATTGAATAGAGATACCTCAATAAGCAGCAAGTCAATCATCcttcaaattgaaaacaaaactCAACAGGTTTCGGCAA GCGCCCTTCGACATTCTCTACAGGATAGACTAAGCAAAGGCTCATCTGGTAGGAGCCGTGATGAAATATATCTCAAACTTCGTACCAGTACTG CACCTCCGTTGAAATTGATTGACTTGCCTGGATTGGACCAGCGGATAGTGGATGACAAAATG ATCAGTGAATATGTTGAGCACAACGATGCTATTTTGCTGGTAGTAGTTCCTGCTGCTCAGGTGCCAGAAATTTCATCATCACGAGCCCTTAGAGTAGCTAAGGAGTATGACTCAGAAT CCACCAGAACTGTTGGTGTTATAAGTAAAATTGATCAAGCTTCATCCGAACCAAAAGCTCTTGCAGCGGTGCAGGCTCTCCTATCGAACCAGGGACCCCCTAAAACCTCTGATATACCATGGGTTGCTTTGATAGGGCAATCTGTTTCTATAGCTTCTACACAGTCTGGGAATGGCTCATCCGAGAATTCATTGGAGACTGCTTGGCGTGCTGAGACTGAAAGTTTGAAATCAATATTGACTGGAGCCCCTCAAAGCAAGCTTGGTAGAattgctttggttgagtctctTGCTGGACAGATTCGCAGTCGTATGAAGCTCAGACTTCCAACTCTCCTCACTGG TCTTCAGGGAAAGTCTCAAATTGTTCAGGAAGAATTAATGAAACTTGGTGAACAAATGGTTAGTAGCTCTGAAGGTACAAGAGCTCTGGCCTTGCAGTTATGCCGTGAATTTGAGGACAAATTTCTTCAACATCTCACTGGAGGCGAG GGTAATGGTTGGAAAGTTGTTGCCAGTTTTGAAGGGAATTTTCCTAACAGAATCAAGCAACTTCCAATTGACAGACACTTTGACATAAACAATGTCAAGAGG GTTGTCCTAGAGGCAGATGGATATCAACCTTATCTTATCTCTCCAGAGAAAGGTTTGAGATCCTTAATTAAAGGCGTTCTTGAACTGGCGAAGGAGCCATCACGATTGTGTGTTGATGAG GTACATCGTGTGCTTGTGGATCTTGTTTCTGCTTCTGCAAATGCAACACCTGGTCTTGGAAGATATCCTCCATTCAAGAAAGAG ATTGTCGTAATTGCAACATCAGCCCTAGAGACATTTAAAGATGAATCCAAAAAGATGGTTGTTGCACTAGTTGATATGGAGCGTGCATTTGTTCCACCTCAACACTTTATCCGTTTAGTCCAGAGGCG AATGGAAAGGCAGCGCCGAGAAGAGGAGCTAAAGAATCGGTCATCCAAGAAGGCACTTGATGCCGAACAATCAATTCTAAATAGG gCAACTAGTCCTCAAACAAATCAACAAAGTGGGGGAAACTTAAAATCACTGAAAGAGAAATCTAGTCAGCAAGACAAGGATACACAAGAGGCATCTTCTGGCTTGAAGACTGCTGGGCCCGAAGGGGAGATAACAGCAG GATATATGTTGAAAAAAAGCGGAAAAGGTGGTTGGAGCAGACGATGGTTTGTTTTAAATGAGAAGACTGGCAAG CTTGGATACACCAAAAAACAAGAAGAGAGACATTTCCGGGGAGTAATTACATTGGAG GAATGCATTATTGACGACATTTCTGATGATGATGAAGTCTCCACAAAGAGTTCGAAGGATAAAAAGTCCAACGGACCTGATTCTGGAAAAGCATCGAACcttgttttcaaaataacaaacaaGGTCCCATATAAGACTGTGATGAAAG CTCAAAGTTCAGTTTTGTTAAAGGCTGAGAGCATGGCAGATAAGGTTGAGTGGATTAACAAGCTAAGAAATGTTGCACAGGCTAAAGGAGGTCAAGCCATTGGGGAACCAGGTTTTCCTATGCGGCAAAGTCTTTCTGATGGTTCTCTT GATACGATGGCTAGAAAACCTGCAGATCCTGAAGAGGAGCTCAGATGGATGTCTCAAGAAGTACGGGGTTATGTTGAAGCTGTTCTTAACAGCCTTGCTGCTAATGTCCCAAAA GCAGTTGTTCTTTGCCAAGTAGAGAAAGCCAAGGAAGACATGCTCAACCAGTTATACAGTTCCATCAG CGCCCAAAGCTCTGCAAAAATTGAGGAGCTGCTCCAGGAAGACCGCAATGCCAAGAACAAAAGGGAGCGAATTCAGAAACAGTCTTCCCTTCTTTCAAAGCTCACTAGGCAGCTTGGTGTCCATGACAATAGAGCTGCTGCAGCATCCAATTGGTCCGACAGAGGGGGTGCAGCAG AAAGCAGCCCAAGAAGCTCTGGACCCTCGTCAGGTGATGATTGGAGGTCGGCCTTTGATGCTGCTGCCAATGGTCCAAGCGACTTATCATCTAGGTATGGTTCTGGTGGTCATAGTAGACGTTACAGTGACCCATCCCAAAATGGTGATGCGAGTTCAGGCTCCAATTCTAATAGTCGCAGGACACCAACTCGGCTGCCTCCTGCTCCTCCGCAATCTGGTCCAAGATATTAG